A genomic window from Bordetella genomosp. 9 includes:
- a CDS encoding KpsF/GutQ family sugar-phosphate isomerase translates to MNALPAISPDAALASARRTLRIESQALLELEARLDDTFARVVDMLLNCRGRVVVSGIGKTGHIARKVAATLASTGTPSFFLHAAEAVHGDLGMITPDDVLIAISYSGSGGELLTILPAVRRLGTGVVAMTGNPSSELARQADIHLDVSVAQEACPMNLAPTASTTAALALGDALAVACLEARGFGPEDFARSHPGGTLGRRLLTHVRDVMRQGDELPMVPADAPLSRALEEMSAKRMGMTVVVDARRHPLGIFTDGDLRRLIERHGDIRGLKIIDGMTRSPHTVPADALAVVAAQQMDELRVSQMLVLDQQGALIGALHMHDLMAAKVV, encoded by the coding sequence ATGAATGCCCTTCCCGCCATTTCCCCGGACGCGGCGCTGGCCTCGGCCCGGCGCACGCTGCGCATCGAATCGCAAGCCCTGCTTGAATTGGAAGCCCGCCTGGACGATACCTTCGCCCGCGTGGTCGACATGCTGCTGAACTGCCGCGGCCGCGTGGTGGTCAGCGGCATCGGCAAGACGGGGCACATCGCCCGCAAGGTGGCCGCGACCCTCGCGTCCACCGGCACGCCCTCGTTTTTTCTGCATGCGGCGGAAGCCGTGCACGGCGATCTCGGCATGATCACGCCGGACGACGTGCTGATCGCCATTTCCTATTCCGGATCGGGCGGCGAACTGCTCACCATCCTGCCGGCGGTGCGCCGGCTGGGCACCGGCGTGGTGGCGATGACGGGCAATCCATCGTCGGAACTCGCGCGGCAGGCGGATATCCACCTGGACGTCAGCGTGGCCCAGGAAGCCTGCCCCATGAACCTGGCGCCGACCGCCAGCACCACCGCGGCGCTGGCGCTGGGCGACGCGCTGGCGGTGGCCTGTCTGGAAGCCCGCGGCTTCGGTCCGGAGGATTTCGCCCGCTCGCATCCCGGCGGGACGCTGGGGCGCCGCCTGCTGACCCACGTGCGCGACGTCATGCGCCAGGGCGACGAGCTGCCCATGGTGCCCGCCGACGCGCCGCTGTCGCGCGCCCTGGAAGAAATGTCCGCCAAGCGCATGGGCATGACCGTGGTCGTGGATGCCCGGCGGCACCCGCTGGGCATCTTCACCGACGGCGACCTGCGCCGGCTGATTGAACGCCACGGGGATATCCGCGGTCTGAAGATCATCGACGGCATGACGCGTTCCCCGCATACCGTCCCGGCCGATGCGCTGGCCGTGGTCGCCGCGCAGCAGATGGACGAACTGCGCGTCAGCCAGATGCTCGTCCTGGATCAACAGGGCGCGCTGATCGGCGCCCTGCATATGCACGACCTGATGGCCGCCAAGGTAGTATGA
- the purT gene encoding formate-dependent phosphoribosylglycinamide formyltransferase has protein sequence MSTTSTIAAPRFGTPLTPAATRVMLLGAGELGKEVVIALQRLGVEVIAVDRYADAPGQQVAHRAHVVSMTDADALRAVIEQERPHVVVPEIEAIATDLLVDLEAAGTVRVTPTARAARLTMNREGIRRLAAETLGLPTSPYRFVDTEAQLREAIDGGIGYPCVIKPVMSSSGKGQSVIKGPDDVAAAWRYAQEGGRTGAGRAIVEGFIRFDYEITLLTVRARAASGEVETRFCDPIGHKQVDGDYVESWQPHPMSATALQRARDIALAVTGNLGGLGLFGVELFVAGDQVWFSEVSPRPHDTGMVTMITQVQNEFELHARALLGLPVDVTLRQPGASAVIYGGVDAGAVTFDGVARALAEPGTDIRLFGKPESFVKRRMGVGLATADTVEAAREKALRVAGAVSVKAAAGA, from the coding sequence ATGTCCACCACGTCCACGATTGCCGCTCCCCGCTTCGGCACGCCGCTTACCCCCGCCGCCACCCGCGTCATGCTGCTGGGCGCCGGCGAACTGGGCAAGGAAGTCGTCATCGCGCTGCAGCGGCTGGGCGTGGAAGTGATCGCCGTGGACCGTTACGCCGATGCGCCCGGGCAGCAGGTCGCCCATCGCGCCCACGTCGTGTCCATGACGGATGCCGACGCGCTGCGCGCCGTCATCGAGCAGGAGCGTCCCCACGTGGTCGTCCCCGAAATCGAGGCCATCGCCACGGATCTGCTGGTGGACCTGGAAGCGGCCGGCACCGTGCGCGTCACGCCGACGGCGCGGGCCGCGCGCCTGACCATGAACCGGGAAGGCATCCGCCGCCTGGCGGCCGAAACCCTGGGCCTGCCGACGTCGCCGTACCGCTTCGTCGATACCGAAGCCCAGCTGCGCGAGGCCATCGACGGCGGCATCGGCTATCCCTGCGTCATCAAGCCGGTGATGTCCTCGTCCGGCAAGGGCCAGTCCGTCATCAAGGGGCCGGATGACGTGGCCGCCGCCTGGCGCTACGCCCAGGAAGGCGGCCGCACGGGCGCCGGCCGCGCCATCGTGGAAGGCTTCATCCGTTTCGATTACGAGATCACGCTGCTGACCGTGCGCGCCCGCGCCGCCTCCGGCGAGGTCGAAACCCGTTTTTGCGACCCCATCGGGCACAAGCAGGTGGACGGCGATTATGTCGAAAGCTGGCAGCCCCATCCCATGTCCGCCACGGCCTTGCAGCGCGCCCGCGATATCGCCCTGGCCGTCACCGGCAACCTGGGCGGCCTGGGCCTGTTCGGCGTGGAATTGTTCGTGGCCGGCGACCAGGTCTGGTTTTCGGAAGTCAGCCCGCGGCCCCATGACACGGGCATGGTGACCATGATCACCCAGGTGCAGAACGAGTTCGAACTGCACGCCCGCGCCCTGCTGGGCCTGCCGGTGGACGTCACCCTGCGCCAGCCCGGGGCCAGCGCGGTGATCTACGGCGGCGTGGACGCCGGCGCCGTCACCTTCGACGGCGTCGCGCGGGCGCTGGCCGAGCCCGGCACCGATATCCGCCTGTTCGGCAAGCCGGAATCCTTCGTCAAGCGGCGGATGGGCGTGGGGCTGGCCACCGCGGACACCGTGGAAGCCGCCCGTGAAAAGGCGCTGCGCGTCGCCGGCGCCGTCTCGGTGAAGGCCGCGGCGGGCGCCTGA
- a CDS encoding ABC transporter substrate-binding protein, with protein MLSTRHALALLCASVGIAAAIPAQAQTLKIALSAEPTSADPHYHKMTANDAFSAHVYSSLISRDADMNLVPSLATSWKNLDDLTWEFKLRHDVTFSNGKPFTSQDVLFTICRTLNNETNISSSYATLTQMFTDVQTPDDYTVIIKTRQPLPVMPAEVARSLPIIWNGIVPHGKLTFAPKEGCGVTGPWPTVVDFNNGKDAIGTGPYVLKSYVKGTGIELVRNEHYWGPKPYWKEVKMVPVPNAGPRMTGLLSGDFDLIENPAARDLQRLKENPKFAFVATPSTRLVFFQPDVGRNPSPFVKAANGKNPLQDLRVRQAINMAIDRKAITQRIMDGMATPAYQYMPDGMFGGLAHAPEIKYDPVAAKKLLADAGYPDGFELTISSTNDRYINDGQVAQAVAQYLSRIGIKTNVDAMTASIYFPKRAKKEFSFSMGGWPSEVGEASALFQLWVASLDAANSLGTSNYGGYSNPAFDKVYRQAAVTVDADQRRKLLEESTRIALADVPLIPLHFESTLWAYRKGISYEGRRDQYTLAMSTKPDNGNGKAK; from the coding sequence ATGCTGTCCACCCGTCACGCCCTGGCGCTGCTTTGCGCCAGCGTCGGTATCGCCGCCGCCATCCCGGCCCAGGCGCAAACCCTGAAAATCGCCCTGTCGGCCGAGCCGACGTCCGCCGATCCTCACTATCACAAGATGACGGCGAACGATGCTTTCTCCGCCCACGTCTACAGTTCATTGATCTCGCGCGACGCCGACATGAACCTGGTGCCGTCGCTGGCGACATCCTGGAAGAACCTGGACGACCTGACCTGGGAATTCAAGCTGCGCCATGACGTCACGTTCTCCAACGGCAAGCCCTTCACGTCGCAGGACGTGCTGTTCACGATCTGCCGCACGCTGAACAACGAGACCAACATCTCCAGCTCGTACGCCACGCTGACGCAGATGTTCACCGACGTGCAGACGCCGGACGACTACACCGTCATCATCAAGACGCGCCAGCCCCTGCCGGTCATGCCCGCCGAAGTCGCGCGCTCGCTGCCCATCATCTGGAACGGCATCGTGCCGCACGGCAAGCTGACCTTCGCGCCCAAGGAAGGCTGCGGCGTGACGGGTCCCTGGCCTACCGTGGTGGACTTCAATAACGGCAAGGACGCCATCGGCACCGGCCCGTATGTGTTGAAGTCCTATGTGAAGGGCACGGGCATCGAGCTCGTGCGCAACGAACACTACTGGGGCCCGAAGCCGTACTGGAAGGAAGTGAAGATGGTGCCGGTGCCGAACGCCGGCCCGCGCATGACGGGCCTGCTGTCCGGCGATTTCGACCTGATCGAAAACCCGGCCGCCCGCGACCTCCAGCGCCTGAAGGAAAATCCCAAATTCGCTTTCGTGGCCACGCCTTCCACCCGGCTGGTGTTCTTCCAGCCCGACGTGGGCCGCAATCCCAGTCCGTTCGTCAAGGCCGCCAACGGCAAGAACCCGCTGCAGGACCTGCGCGTGCGCCAGGCCATCAATATGGCGATCGACCGCAAGGCGATCACGCAACGCATCATGGACGGCATGGCGACGCCCGCCTACCAGTACATGCCGGACGGCATGTTCGGCGGCCTGGCCCACGCGCCCGAAATCAAGTACGACCCCGTGGCGGCCAAGAAACTGCTCGCGGACGCCGGCTATCCGGATGGGTTCGAGCTGACCATTTCGTCGACCAACGACCGCTATATCAATGACGGCCAGGTCGCCCAGGCGGTCGCGCAATATCTGTCGCGCATCGGGATCAAGACGAATGTGGATGCCATGACGGCATCCATCTATTTCCCCAAGCGCGCCAAGAAGGAGTTCAGTTTCTCGATGGGCGGCTGGCCTTCGGAAGTGGGCGAGGCGTCGGCGCTGTTCCAGCTGTGGGTCGCGTCGCTGGACGCCGCCAACTCGCTGGGCACCAGCAACTACGGCGGCTATTCCAATCCGGCCTTCGACAAGGTGTATCGCCAGGCGGCGGTCACGGTGGACGCCGACCAGCGGCGCAAGCTGCTGGAGGAATCGACCAGGATCGCCCTGGCCGACGTGCCGCTGATCCCCCTGCACTTCGAGAGCACCCTGTGGGCCTACCGGAAGGGCATCAGCTACGAAGGGCGGCGTGACCAGTACACGCTGGCGATGTCGACCAAGCCGGACAACGGCAACGGCAAGGCCAAGTAG
- a CDS encoding CaiB/BaiF CoA transferase family protein, producing the protein MSTRPAPLTGIRVLDLTRVLAGPWCTQNLADLGAEVIKIERPGSGDDTRGWGPPYLRDADGNDTTEAAYYLSANRNKLSVALDIASARGAELVRQLALQSDILVENFKVGGLRKYGLDYESLSQANPRLIYCSITGFGQTGPYASRPGYDFMIQGMGGLMSITGERDDLPGGGPQKAGVAVADLMTGMYSATGILAALFERERSGLGQHLDMALLDCQVAMLANQNLNYMTSGTAPRRAGNAHQNLVPYQVFAVSDGHMIVAVGNDSQFRAYCGVIGLPELADDPRFATNPKRVVNRDVLVPILVERMALGERDRWLAELESVGVPAGPINTLDQVYEDPQVRFRQMRRELPHPVAGTVPIGASPLRFSGSPVEYRRPPPMLGEHTEQVLRDRLGLSDSDIQALAGGGR; encoded by the coding sequence ATGTCCACTCGTCCCGCTCCGCTCACCGGCATCCGTGTCCTAGACCTGACGCGCGTCCTTGCCGGACCCTGGTGTACCCAGAACCTCGCCGACCTGGGCGCCGAAGTCATCAAGATCGAACGGCCGGGCAGCGGCGACGACACGCGCGGCTGGGGGCCTCCGTACCTGCGCGACGCGGACGGCAACGACACGACGGAGGCGGCTTATTACCTGTCGGCCAACCGCAACAAGCTGTCGGTGGCGCTGGACATCGCGTCCGCGCGCGGCGCGGAGCTGGTGCGCCAGCTGGCGTTGCAGAGCGACATCCTGGTCGAGAACTTCAAGGTGGGCGGCCTGCGCAAGTACGGCCTGGACTACGAAAGCCTGAGCCAGGCCAATCCGCGCCTGATCTATTGCTCGATCACCGGCTTCGGCCAGACCGGGCCCTACGCCAGCCGCCCCGGCTACGACTTCATGATCCAGGGCATGGGCGGACTGATGAGCATTACCGGCGAACGCGACGACCTGCCCGGCGGCGGACCGCAGAAAGCCGGCGTGGCGGTGGCCGACCTGATGACCGGGATGTATTCCGCCACGGGCATCCTGGCGGCGCTGTTCGAGCGCGAGCGCAGCGGCCTGGGCCAGCATCTGGACATGGCCCTGCTGGACTGCCAGGTCGCCATGCTGGCCAACCAGAATCTGAACTACATGACGTCCGGCACGGCGCCGCGGCGCGCGGGCAATGCGCACCAGAATCTGGTGCCCTACCAGGTGTTCGCCGTCAGCGACGGCCACATGATCGTGGCGGTGGGCAACGATAGCCAGTTCCGCGCCTATTGCGGCGTCATCGGCCTGCCCGAGCTGGCCGACGACCCGCGCTTCGCCACCAATCCCAAGCGGGTCGTGAACCGGGACGTGCTGGTTCCCATCCTGGTCGAGCGCATGGCCCTGGGCGAGCGCGACCGCTGGCTGGCGGAACTGGAGTCCGTGGGCGTCCCGGCGGGGCCGATCAATACGCTGGACCAGGTCTATGAAGATCCCCAGGTCCGGTTCCGGCAGATGCGCCGTGAGCTGCCGCATCCGGTGGCCGGGACCGTACCGATAGGCGCGAGTCCCCTGCGCTTTTCCGGCAGCCCGGTGGAATACCGCCGGCCGCCGCCCATGCTGGGCGAGCATACCGAGCAGGTGCTGCGCGACCGGCTGGGCCTGTCGGACAGCGACATCCAGGCGCTGGCGGGCGGCGGCCGGTAG